The following are encoded together in the Lepidochelys kempii isolate rLepKem1 chromosome 7, rLepKem1.hap2, whole genome shotgun sequence genome:
- the PRXL2A gene encoding peroxiredoxin-like 2A isoform X2 → MGSEMSSLPDLELFTMGMWSIGLGAIGVAVTGILLANTDLFLSKPEVASLEFLETAELKSLGEEERTFKAGELWKKNGAVIMAVRRPGCFLCREEASELSSLKPQLDQLGIPLYAVVKEKIGTEVEDFQHYFKGEIFLDEKKKFYGPHKRKMLLMGFIRLGVWQNFLRAWKNGYSGNLEGEGFILGGVYVIGAGKQGVLLEHREREFGDKVILQSVLEAAEKIKPQAADTE, encoded by the exons ATGGGTTCTG AAATGTCTTCCCTGCCAGACTTGGAGCTCTTCACCATGGGGATGTGGTCTATCGGCCTTGGGGCTATTGGCGTAGCTGTGACAGGGATTCTTCTTGCTAACACCGACTTGTTTCTCTCCAAACCGGAGGTAGCCTCGTTGGAGTTTTTAGAGACGGCCGAGCTAAAATCTCTGGGAGAAG AAGAGAGAACATTCAAGGCAGGTGAGCTATGGAAGAAGAATGGTGCAGTGATCATGGCTGTGCGGAGACCTGGATGCTTTTTGTGCAGAGAG GAGGCTTCTGAGCTTTCCTCTCTGAAACCTCAGCTTGACCAACTTGGCATCCCCCTCTATGCTGTTGTGAAAGAAAAGATTGGGACTGAAGTGGAGGATTTCCAGCATTATTTCAAAGGGGAAATATTTCTGGATGAAAAG AAAAAGTTCTATGGTCCTCACAAGCGAAAAATGCTGTTGATGGGTTTTATCCGCCTAGGAGTCTGGCAGAACTTCCTTCGCGCTTGGAAGAATGGGTACAGTGGTAACCTGGAAGGAGAAGGGTTCATCCTGGGAGGAGTTTACGTGATTGGTGCTGGGAAGCAG GGTGTTCTCTTGGAGCATCGAGAGAGAGAATTTGGAGACAAAGTGATCCTTCAGTCTGTCCTTGAAGCTGCTGAGAAGATAAAACCACAAGCTGCAGACACCGAATAA
- the PRXL2A gene encoding peroxiredoxin-like 2A isoform X1, with product MGSEMSSLPDLELFTMGMWSIGLGAIGVAVTGILLANTDLFLSKPEVASLEFLETAELKSLGEAEERTFKAGELWKKNGAVIMAVRRPGCFLCREEASELSSLKPQLDQLGIPLYAVVKEKIGTEVEDFQHYFKGEIFLDEKKKFYGPHKRKMLLMGFIRLGVWQNFLRAWKNGYSGNLEGEGFILGGVYVIGAGKQGVLLEHREREFGDKVILQSVLEAAEKIKPQAADTE from the exons ATGGGTTCTG AAATGTCTTCCCTGCCAGACTTGGAGCTCTTCACCATGGGGATGTGGTCTATCGGCCTTGGGGCTATTGGCGTAGCTGTGACAGGGATTCTTCTTGCTAACACCGACTTGTTTCTCTCCAAACCGGAGGTAGCCTCGTTGGAGTTTTTAGAGACGGCCGAGCTAAAATCTCTGGGAGAAG CAGAAGAGAGAACATTCAAGGCAGGTGAGCTATGGAAGAAGAATGGTGCAGTGATCATGGCTGTGCGGAGACCTGGATGCTTTTTGTGCAGAGAG GAGGCTTCTGAGCTTTCCTCTCTGAAACCTCAGCTTGACCAACTTGGCATCCCCCTCTATGCTGTTGTGAAAGAAAAGATTGGGACTGAAGTGGAGGATTTCCAGCATTATTTCAAAGGGGAAATATTTCTGGATGAAAAG AAAAAGTTCTATGGTCCTCACAAGCGAAAAATGCTGTTGATGGGTTTTATCCGCCTAGGAGTCTGGCAGAACTTCCTTCGCGCTTGGAAGAATGGGTACAGTGGTAACCTGGAAGGAGAAGGGTTCATCCTGGGAGGAGTTTACGTGATTGGTGCTGGGAAGCAG GGTGTTCTCTTGGAGCATCGAGAGAGAGAATTTGGAGACAAAGTGATCCTTCAGTCTGTCCTTGAAGCTGCTGAGAAGATAAAACCACAAGCTGCAGACACCGAATAA
- the PRXL2A gene encoding peroxiredoxin-like 2A isoform X3 → MSSLPDLELFTMGMWSIGLGAIGVAVTGILLANTDLFLSKPEVASLEFLETAELKSLGEAEERTFKAGELWKKNGAVIMAVRRPGCFLCREEASELSSLKPQLDQLGIPLYAVVKEKIGTEVEDFQHYFKGEIFLDEKKKFYGPHKRKMLLMGFIRLGVWQNFLRAWKNGYSGNLEGEGFILGGVYVIGAGKQGVLLEHREREFGDKVILQSVLEAAEKIKPQAADTE, encoded by the exons ATGTCTTCCCTGCCAGACTTGGAGCTCTTCACCATGGGGATGTGGTCTATCGGCCTTGGGGCTATTGGCGTAGCTGTGACAGGGATTCTTCTTGCTAACACCGACTTGTTTCTCTCCAAACCGGAGGTAGCCTCGTTGGAGTTTTTAGAGACGGCCGAGCTAAAATCTCTGGGAGAAG CAGAAGAGAGAACATTCAAGGCAGGTGAGCTATGGAAGAAGAATGGTGCAGTGATCATGGCTGTGCGGAGACCTGGATGCTTTTTGTGCAGAGAG GAGGCTTCTGAGCTTTCCTCTCTGAAACCTCAGCTTGACCAACTTGGCATCCCCCTCTATGCTGTTGTGAAAGAAAAGATTGGGACTGAAGTGGAGGATTTCCAGCATTATTTCAAAGGGGAAATATTTCTGGATGAAAAG AAAAAGTTCTATGGTCCTCACAAGCGAAAAATGCTGTTGATGGGTTTTATCCGCCTAGGAGTCTGGCAGAACTTCCTTCGCGCTTGGAAGAATGGGTACAGTGGTAACCTGGAAGGAGAAGGGTTCATCCTGGGAGGAGTTTACGTGATTGGTGCTGGGAAGCAG GGTGTTCTCTTGGAGCATCGAGAGAGAGAATTTGGAGACAAAGTGATCCTTCAGTCTGTCCTTGAAGCTGCTGAGAAGATAAAACCACAAGCTGCAGACACCGAATAA